From one Cygnus olor isolate bCygOlo1 chromosome 26, bCygOlo1.pri.v2, whole genome shotgun sequence genomic stretch:
- the PCSK4 gene encoding proprotein convertase subtilisin/kexin type 4 isoform X1: MAARPGPGPGLGLVLGLGLGLGSLLAAAEPRVYLGSWAVRVAAGPREAARLARRHGLLCLGQVLEGEPYYHFRHRGTRQKSLSRHWGWNQRLNREPKVLWFEQQTAKRRVKRSVSVVPTDPWFPKQWYMNNDINPDLNVLAAWSKGYTGLGVVLSILDDGIEKDHPDLSANYDPLASYDFNSNDPDPQPRYNAWDENRHGTRCAGEVAAVANNQICGAGIAYNAKVGGVRMLDGPIMDIVEAQSLGLRPQHIHIYSASWGPMDDGRTVDGPGVLAAEAFYRGVTKGRGGLGSIFIWASGNGGINYDNCNCDGYTNSIYTLTVGSVLASGQRPWYSEACSSTLTTTYSSSTRSEVQIVTTDLRHRCTNKHAGTSASAPLAAGMVALALEANPALSWRDVQHLVVRASKPAHLQAEDWAANGVGREVSHHYGYGLLDAGLLVELAKAWTGTRPQRRCSVRALRAPRNIGSKLTVSVDAASCSGRTKRIRSLEHVQVQLSLSYSRRGDLVLALTSPMGTTSTLVTVRPYDTSQQGYKDWTFMSTHFWDEDPNGTWTLLLENKGDAYNTGVLSSFILHLHGTDEDMMARRFAASPVDKCLKWDAQGACEECSSSFYAYQQLCLPYCPPRSYGRTQGAASTNAARVCASCHPSCYTCQGASANNCTACPPARIFNGLSHSCPPLLGFSPEDGQHGDLLPVLLICGSLILLAIVCGTYRKVMHAGWLYR, from the exons ATGGCGGCgaggccgggcccgggcccgggcctggggctggtgctggggttggggctggggctggggtcgCTGCTggccgccgccgagccccgcgTCTACCTGGGCAGCTGGGCCGTGAGGGtggcggccgggccccgggaGGCCGCCAGGCTGGCTCGCCGCCATGGGCTGCTCTGCCTCGGCCAG GTGCTGGAGGGAGAGCCCTACTACCACTTCAGGCACCGCGGCACCAGGCAGAAGTCCTTAAGCAGGCACTGGGGCTGGAACCAGCGCCTGAACAGGGAGCCAAAG GTTCTCTGGTTTgagcagcaaacagcaaagaGGCGCGTGAAGAGAAGCGTCAGCGTGGTGCCGACAGATCCCTGGTTCCCTAAGCAGTGGTACATG AACAACGACATCAACCCTGATCTAAACGTCCTCGCTGCCTGGAGCAAAGGCTACACCGGGCTGGGGGTTGTGCTGTCCATCCTGGATGATGGCATTGAGAAGGATCATCCCGACCTGTCCGCCAACTAC GATCCCCTCGCGAGTTACGACTTCAACAGCAATGACCCCGACCCCCAGCCCAGGTACAATGCCTGGGACGAGAACCG GCACGGGACGCGCTGCGCAGGAGAGGTGGCAGCCGTAGCCAACAACCAGATCTGCGGCGCGGGCATCGCGTACAACGCAAAAGTTGGAG GCGTGCGGATGCTGGACGGTCCCATCATGGACATCGTGGAGGCTCAGTCCCTCGGCCTGCGCCCGCAGCACATCCACATCTACAGCGCCAGCTGGGGCCCCATGGACGACGGGCGGACCGTGGACGGGCCGGGCGTGCTGGCTGCGGAAGCTTTCTACAGAGGGGTGACAAAA GGGCGCGGGGGCCTTGGCTCCATCTTCATCTGGGCCTCGGGCAACGGCGGCATCAACTACGACAACTGCAACTGCGACGGGTACACCAACAGCATCTACACCCTGACGGTGGGCAGCGTCTTGGCCAGCGGCCAGCGGCCCTGGTACAGCGAAGCCTGCTCCTCCACCCTCACCACCacctacagcagcagcaccaggagcgAGGTGCAGATC gTGACCACCGACCTGCGCCACCGCTGCACCAACAAGCACGCGGGCACCTCCGCCTCGGCCCCGCTGGCTGCAGGAATGGTCGCCCTCGCTCTGGAGGCCAA CCCGGCGCTGAGCTGGCGGGACGTGCAACACCTCGTGGTCAGGGCCTCCAAACCTGCCCACCTGCAGGCAGAAGACTGGGCTGCGAACGGGGTCGGACGCGAGG TGAGCCACCACTACGGCTACGGGCTGCTGGACGCTGGGCTGCTGGTGGAGCTGGCCAAGGCATGGACAGGGACTCGGCCCCAGAGGAGGTGCTCGGTCAGAGCTCTTCGCGCCCCCCG GAACATCGGCTCCAAGCTCACCGTCTCCGTAGATGCCGCCTCCTGCTCAGGGAGAACCAAGCGCATCCGCTCGCTGGAGCACGTCCAGGTCCAGCTCTCCCTGAGCTACAGCCGCAGGGGGGACCTGGTGCTTGCCCTGACCAGCCCCATGGGGACCACGTCCACGCTGGTGACCGTGCG cccgTACGACACCAGCCAGCAGGGCTACAAGGACTGGACCTTCATGTCCACGCACTTCTGGGATGAGGACCCCAATGGGACCTGGACGTTGCTGCTAGAGAACAAGGGCGATGCCTATAACACAG gcgTGCTGAGCAGCTTCATCCTGCACCTGCACGGCACAGACGAGGACATGATGGCCAGGCGCTTCGCAGCCTCCCCCGTGGACAAGTGCCTCAAGTGGGATGCGCAGGGGGCGTGCGAAG AGTGCAGCAGCTCATTCTACGCCTACCAGCAGCTGTGCCTGCCCTACTGCCCGCCGCGTTCCTACGGCCGGACCCAGGGAGCCGCCTCCACGAACGCAGCCCGGGTCTGCGCCAGCTGCCACCCCTCCTGCTACACGTGCCAGGGCGCCTCGGCCAACAACTGCACCGCCTGCCCCCCTGCCCGCATCTTCAACGGGCTCTCCCACTCCTGCCCCCCTCTGCTGGGTTTCTCCCCCGAGGATGGGCAGCACGGGGACCTCCTCCCAGTCCTCCTGATCTGCGGGAGCCTGATCCTCTTGGCCATCGTCTGTGGCACGTACCGCAAGGTCATGCACGCTGGCTGGCTCTACAGGTAG
- the REEP6 gene encoding receptor expression-enhancing protein 6 encodes MGTVLQRLQRLLDRPGPLADLLGRLEARTGVRRLYLASGSVAFLGLYLAFGYGASLLCNLIGFVYPAYVSIKAIESSSKEDDTTWLTYWVVYGVFSVAEFFSDTFLYWFPFYYVGKCLFLVWCMAPVSWNGSQVLYHNVIRPCFLKHHQAVDSVLGDLSTKALDAASTVTREASRAAVKLARDAKSD; translated from the exons ATGGGCACGGTGCTGCAGCGCCTCCAGCGCCTCCTCGACCGCCCCGGGCCGCTCGCAGACCTCCTGGGCCGCCTGGAGGCCCGCACCGGAGTCCGGCGGCTCTACCTGGCCTCAG GCTCCGTGGCGTTCCTGGGGCTCTACCTGGCCTTCGGCTACGGCGCCTCGCTGCTCTGCAACCTCATCGGCTTCGTCTACCCCGCGTATGTCTC CATCAAAGCCATCGAGAGCTCCAGCAAGGAGGACGACACCACGTGGCTGACGTACTGGGTGGTGTACGGCGTCTTCAGCGTGGCCGAGTTCTTCTCCGACACCTTCCTCTACTGGTTCCCCTTCTACTACGTCGGGAAG TGCCTGTTCCTGGTGTGGTGCATGGCCCCCGTGTCCTGGAACGGCTCGCAGGTGCTGTACCACAACGTCATCCGGCCCTGCTTCCTCAAGCACCACCAGGCGGTGGACTCCGTGCTCGGCGACCTCAGCACCAAGGCGCTGGATGCGGCCTCCACCGTCACCCGAGAAG CCTCCAGGGCAGCCGTGAAGCTGGCGCGGGACGCGAAGAGCGACTGA
- the PCSK4 gene encoding proprotein convertase subtilisin/kexin type 4 isoform X2, with product MAARPGPGPGLGLVLGLGLGLGSLLAAAEPRVYLGSWAVRVAAGPREAARLARRHGLLCLGQVLEGEPYYHFRHRGTRQKSLSRHWGWNQRLNREPKVLWFEQQTAKRRVKRSVSVVPTDPWFPKQWYMNNDINPDLNVLAAWSKGYTGLGVVLSILDDGIEKDHPDLSANYDPLASYDFNSNDPDPQPRYNAWDENRHGTRCAGEVAAVANNQICGAGIAYNAKVGGVRMLDGPIMDIVEAQSLGLRPQHIHIYSASWGPMDDGRTVDGPGVLAAEAFYRGVTKGRGGLGSIFIWASGNGGINYDNCNCDGYTNSIYTLTVGSVLASGQRPWYSEACSSTLTTTYSSSTRSEVQIVTTDLRHRCTNKHAGTSASAPLAAGMVALALEANPALSWRDVQHLVVRASKPAHLQAEDWAANGVGREVSHHYGYGLLDAGLLVELAKAWTGTRPQRRCSVRALRAPRPYDTSQQGYKDWTFMSTHFWDEDPNGTWTLLLENKGDAYNTGVLSSFILHLHGTDEDMMARRFAASPVDKCLKWDAQGACEECSSSFYAYQQLCLPYCPPRSYGRTQGAASTNAARVCASCHPSCYTCQGASANNCTACPPARIFNGLSHSCPPLLGFSPEDGQHGDLLPVLLICGSLILLAIVCGTYRKVMHAGWLYR from the exons ATGGCGGCgaggccgggcccgggcccgggcctggggctggtgctggggttggggctggggctggggtcgCTGCTggccgccgccgagccccgcgTCTACCTGGGCAGCTGGGCCGTGAGGGtggcggccgggccccgggaGGCCGCCAGGCTGGCTCGCCGCCATGGGCTGCTCTGCCTCGGCCAG GTGCTGGAGGGAGAGCCCTACTACCACTTCAGGCACCGCGGCACCAGGCAGAAGTCCTTAAGCAGGCACTGGGGCTGGAACCAGCGCCTGAACAGGGAGCCAAAG GTTCTCTGGTTTgagcagcaaacagcaaagaGGCGCGTGAAGAGAAGCGTCAGCGTGGTGCCGACAGATCCCTGGTTCCCTAAGCAGTGGTACATG AACAACGACATCAACCCTGATCTAAACGTCCTCGCTGCCTGGAGCAAAGGCTACACCGGGCTGGGGGTTGTGCTGTCCATCCTGGATGATGGCATTGAGAAGGATCATCCCGACCTGTCCGCCAACTAC GATCCCCTCGCGAGTTACGACTTCAACAGCAATGACCCCGACCCCCAGCCCAGGTACAATGCCTGGGACGAGAACCG GCACGGGACGCGCTGCGCAGGAGAGGTGGCAGCCGTAGCCAACAACCAGATCTGCGGCGCGGGCATCGCGTACAACGCAAAAGTTGGAG GCGTGCGGATGCTGGACGGTCCCATCATGGACATCGTGGAGGCTCAGTCCCTCGGCCTGCGCCCGCAGCACATCCACATCTACAGCGCCAGCTGGGGCCCCATGGACGACGGGCGGACCGTGGACGGGCCGGGCGTGCTGGCTGCGGAAGCTTTCTACAGAGGGGTGACAAAA GGGCGCGGGGGCCTTGGCTCCATCTTCATCTGGGCCTCGGGCAACGGCGGCATCAACTACGACAACTGCAACTGCGACGGGTACACCAACAGCATCTACACCCTGACGGTGGGCAGCGTCTTGGCCAGCGGCCAGCGGCCCTGGTACAGCGAAGCCTGCTCCTCCACCCTCACCACCacctacagcagcagcaccaggagcgAGGTGCAGATC gTGACCACCGACCTGCGCCACCGCTGCACCAACAAGCACGCGGGCACCTCCGCCTCGGCCCCGCTGGCTGCAGGAATGGTCGCCCTCGCTCTGGAGGCCAA CCCGGCGCTGAGCTGGCGGGACGTGCAACACCTCGTGGTCAGGGCCTCCAAACCTGCCCACCTGCAGGCAGAAGACTGGGCTGCGAACGGGGTCGGACGCGAGG TGAGCCACCACTACGGCTACGGGCTGCTGGACGCTGGGCTGCTGGTGGAGCTGGCCAAGGCATGGACAGGGACTCGGCCCCAGAGGAGGTGCTCGGTCAGAGCTCTTCGCGCCCCCCG cccgTACGACACCAGCCAGCAGGGCTACAAGGACTGGACCTTCATGTCCACGCACTTCTGGGATGAGGACCCCAATGGGACCTGGACGTTGCTGCTAGAGAACAAGGGCGATGCCTATAACACAG gcgTGCTGAGCAGCTTCATCCTGCACCTGCACGGCACAGACGAGGACATGATGGCCAGGCGCTTCGCAGCCTCCCCCGTGGACAAGTGCCTCAAGTGGGATGCGCAGGGGGCGTGCGAAG AGTGCAGCAGCTCATTCTACGCCTACCAGCAGCTGTGCCTGCCCTACTGCCCGCCGCGTTCCTACGGCCGGACCCAGGGAGCCGCCTCCACGAACGCAGCCCGGGTCTGCGCCAGCTGCCACCCCTCCTGCTACACGTGCCAGGGCGCCTCGGCCAACAACTGCACCGCCTGCCCCCCTGCCCGCATCTTCAACGGGCTCTCCCACTCCTGCCCCCCTCTGCTGGGTTTCTCCCCCGAGGATGGGCAGCACGGGGACCTCCTCCCAGTCCTCCTGATCTGCGGGAGCCTGATCCTCTTGGCCATCGTCTGTGGCACGTACCGCAAGGTCATGCACGCTGGCTGGCTCTACAGGTAG